The following are encoded together in the Macrobrachium rosenbergii isolate ZJJX-2024 chromosome 21, ASM4041242v1, whole genome shotgun sequence genome:
- the LOC136850178 gene encoding solute carrier family 25 member 45-like isoform X3 produces the protein MGNVPIVKGIINTFKFEGVRGFYKGMGFPLLATGTLNSIFFGVYGNCLRYLSKDKEAPSYLHICLAGCAGGVFQLSVACPVDLVKIKMQMQTGSIQGVWGAHYESHYKGPTACLKDLYKMGGIRGCYTGLHSMLYRDVPSFGIYMVLYIYFLRRIAGSESKADASAMLMAGGLAGVISWASILPLDVVKSRIQGDDPNNPKYKNAIDCFVKSYKQEGLRVFGKGFTMMSLRAFPTNAAIFLGYETSLSLLRGFSSSTVTETI, from the exons GTAAGAGGCTTTTACAAAGGTATGGGCTTTCCTCTACTGGCAACGGGAACCTTAAATTCAATTTTCTTCGGCGTCTACGGCAACTGCCTAAGGTATTTGTCCAAAGATAAAGAAGCACCGTCCTATTTGCATATCTGCTTGGCGGGATGCGCAGGAGGGGTTTTCCAGCTATCGGTGGCCTGCCCGGTTGACTTAGTCAAGATTAAAATGCAGATGCAAACAG GCTCAATTCAAGGCGTGTGGGGTGCACATTATGAATCACATTACAAAGGGCCAACAGCCTGCCTAAAAGACCTCTACAAAATGGGTGGTATCAGAGGCTGTTACACTGGACTTCATTCTATGCTTTACAG GGATGTACCTTCATTTGGGATTTACATGGTCCTCTACATTTACTTCCTTCGAAGAATTGCAGGATCTGAGTCAAAGGCGGATGCAAGTGCTATGTTGATGGCTGGTGGTTTAGCAG GTGTGATATCTTGGGCTTCAATTCTTCCCTTAGATGTTGTCAAGTCCCGAATCCAGGGTGATGATCCAAACAATCCAAAATACAAG AATGCAATTGACTGTTTTGTGAAGAGCTACAAGCAGGAAGGATTACGTGTATTTGGGAAAGGGTTCACGATGATGAGTCTAAGAGCTTTTCCAACAAATGCTGCCATATTTCTTGGTTATGAAACTTCACTTAGTCTCCTCAGAGGATTTTCAAGTTCTACTGTAACAGAAACAATATAG